The Vicinamibacterales bacterium DNA window CGCGCTGCCTGTGCGTGATGCCGGACGGCCTGGCGGGCAACTGCACGGAGATGCTGCAGGCGCTCCACGCCGATCTCCGTCCGGGCGTGGCGGTCGTCGGCGGCGCCGCCGCCGACGCGATGTCGTTCGAGCGCACCTTCCAGTACGGCGACGGACGGGTCATCAGCGGCGGGATGGCGGCGTTCCTGATCTCGGGCCCCGTCGACGTCGCGGTGGCGGTGAGCCATGGCTGCACCCCGATCGGCGGCGAACGCGAGGTGACGCGCAGCGCCGACGGCTGGATCCACGAGATCGACGGCCGGCCGGCCTGGCAGCTGTTCAAGGAGTACCTGGACGACGACGCCGGCGACGACCTGAACGCCGAGGGCATCGTGCACCTCTGTGTCGGCGAACGGCTCGCCACGACGGCCGACGACTACGATCCCTTCGTCATCAGGACCCCGCTGCAGCTCGACAAGCCCAGCGGCGCCCTCTTCTTCCCCGGCGGCGGCCTGACCGAAGGCCGCGCCATCCAGTTGACCCGTCGCGATCCGGACCGGATCCGCGAGAGCGCCCGCGACTGCGCCGACCGCGTGCGTCGCTCGCACCCGGAGCGCGCCCCGGATCTCGTCCTCCAGTTCGACTGCGCCGGCCGCGGCCGCATCCTGTGGGGCGGCTGCGCCGCGGCCGAAATCGTCGCGCCGCTCAGGCGGGCCCTCGGGCCGGACACGCCGTGGATCGGCTTCCACACCTACGGCGAGATCGCGCCCATCGGCGGCCGCCCGTATTACCACAACTACACCGTGGCGCTCTGCGCGCTCTACGAACGCCAGGCCGCCTGAGATCCGATGCCCCCTCCCTCCGCGACGCTGCCGGCCGAGGCGCTCCACGAGCAGCTCACGCTGCTCGTCAAGACCGAGCACCGCCTCCACCGGTCGCAGAACGCGCTCGATCGGCAGCTGCTTCGCGTGGAGCTCCTCAGCCAGTTCACGCTGCGCTGGGACAGCCAGGCCGAGCCGGCCGCGATCCTGCTGGACGCGGCGTCGCTGCTCCTGCGCGTGTTCGCCGTGAATCAAGTGCGGGTCGTCGTGCCCGATGGGGCCGGTTTGCCGCGGACCGCCGGAGACGGCCGCGTGAAGCTCGTCACGATGCCGCGGGAGCATCTCGATGCCGGACTCGCGCACCTCGCCGGTCCCGTGGCCGGCCCGCTGGAGGCGCAGCCCGCGTCGTTGCGGGCGCTGCTCGACCCGTTGACGTCGGCGGGCGCGGCCGCGGGGACGCCATCCGGCCTCGTGGTGCTCCCGCTGCGCGTGACGCAGGACGACCCGCCCATGTGCTTCCTGGGGACCACCGACGAGAGGCACAAGACGTCGCACGCGCGCGAGATGCCCACCGACGCCGCGCTGCCGTTCCTCCGGCTGCTCGGCGGGCACGTCGAGCACATGCTGCGCAACTCGCGGCTGCTGGCGGAGGTGGCCGCGGCGCGCCAGCGCCTGCTGGCGATCCAGGAGGACCTGGAGGACCGCGTGGCGCTGCGCACGGCCGAGCTGACGCGCGAGATCGCGGAGCGGAAGCGCACCGAGGTGGAACTGCAGCGCGCCAAGATCGCGGCCGAGCAGGCGAGCGTGGCCAAGAGCGCGTTCCTGGCCAACATGAGCCACGAGCTCCGCACGCCGCTCAACGCCATCATCGGCTACAGCGAGATGCTGCAGGAAGACGCCGAGAGCTTCGGCCAGACCGCCTGCCTCGGCGACATCGGCAAGATCCTGGGCGCTGGCCGGCACCTGCTCGCCTTGATCAACGACGTCCTCGACCTGTCGAAGATCGAGGCCGGCTACATGCAGCTCGACGTCGAGGACTTCGAGCTCGCCGACGTCGTGCACTCCGCCGTCACGCATTCGCGGCCGCTCCTGGCGTCGCGCGACAACGTGCTCGCCGTCGATGGCCTGGACCGCGGCTGTCCCATGCACACCGATCGCCTGAAGGTGGAGCAGGTGCTCCTGAACCTGATCGGGAACGCGGCGAAGTTCACCGAGCGGGGACACATCCGCGTCTCCGTCGACCGGACCCCCGACGACTGGGTCGAGGTCCGCGTGGCCGACACGGGCATCGGGCTGAGCGACGAGCAGGTCGGCCGCCTGTTCAAGGAGTTCTCCCAGGCCGATGCCTCGACCACGCGGCGCTTCGGCGGCACCGGGCTGGGCCTGGCGATCAGCCAGCGGCTCTGCCATCTCATGGGCGGCCACATCACGGCCTCCGGGCAAATCGGCGTCGGTGCCACCTTCACCGTGCGGCTGCCGGCCGTCGCGGGAGGACCGTCGTGAGCGTGCGGGTGCTGCTCGTGGAGGACAACGAGGCCAACGCCGACATGCTGTCGCGCCGCCTGATCCGCCAGGGGTTCGAGGTGGCCGTCGCCGGGGACGGCCTCCAGGCGCTCGACGCGACCGCGCGCCAGCGGCCCGACCTCATCCTGATGGACATCAGCCTGCCCAGGATCGACGGGTGGGAGGCGACGCGGCGGCTGAAGGCCGACCCGGCGACCGCGTCGATTCCGATCGTGGCGCTGACCGCGCACGCCATGGTGGCCGACCGCCAGCGGTGCTTCGACGCCGGCTGCGACGAGTTCGAGACCAAGCCCGTGGATCTCAAGCGGCTGCTCGAGAAGATGCACGGGCTGCTGGCCGCGAAGGCGCAGGCATGACGCCGGTCCGTCTCCTCCTCGTGGACGACGAGGCGCCGAACCGCGACATGCTGTCGCGCCGGCTCGAACGGCGCGGGTTCGAGGTGGGCCAGGCCGCCTCCGGCGCCGAGGCGCTGGCCGCGCTCGACCGGGAGCGCTGGGCCGCCGTGCTGCTCGACGTGCAGATGCCGGCGATGAGCGGCCTGCAGGTGCTCGAGAAGATCCGCGAGCGGTGGACGCAGGCGGAGCTGCCGGTGCTGATGGTGACGGCCCGGGACGCGAGCGAGGACGTGGTCGCGGCGCTCGAGCTGGGGGCCAACGACTACATCACCAAGCCCGTGGATTTTCCCGTCGCGCTGGCGCGGCTGCGGACCCAGCTGGCCCGCCGCGACGCCGAGGAACGGCTGCGGGCCAGCGAGGAGCGCTACGCCCTGGCCGCCCGCGGCGCCAACGACGGCCTGTGGGACTGGGACCTGGGGACGGGCGAGTTCCACTACTCGGTGCGCTGGCTGACGATCGTGGGACGCGAGGGCGACGGCATCGGGCCCACCCTGCAGGCCTGGCTGGACCTCACGCACGAGGCCGATCGCGACCGCCTGCAGCAGGCCTTCGACGCCCACCTCGCGGGGCGCACCCCGCACTTCGAGAGCGAGCACCGGCTGCATCACGCGTCGGGTGCCTACCGCTGGGTGCTGGCGCGCGGGCTCGCGGTGCGCGGCGCCGACGGCACGACAGTCCGCATGGCCGGATCGCTGTCGGACGTCACGGCCGGAAAGGTCGTCGACCAGCTGACGGGCCTGCCCAACCGCATGCTGCTCCACGATCGGTTGGAGCGCGCCCTCGGCGAGGCCGGGGAGCCCGTGGCACCGTGTGCGGTCCTGCTGCTCGACATCGACGGGTTCAAGCTCGTGAACGACGGCCATGGCCGGACGCACGGCGACGACCTGCTCCGGGCCGTCGCCCGCCGGCTGGACCGCTCGCTCCGGCCGGGCGACTCGATCTCGCGGTCGAGCGAGCTGGCCGCCGACTCGATGGTCGCCCGCCTGGGCGGCGACGAGTTCGTGGTGGTCCTGCACGACATCGCCGATCCGCTGGACGCGACGAGCGTGGCCGAGCGTCTGCAGCGGGTCCTGGCACGGCCGTTCACCATCGGCGATCGCGAGATCTTCGTCTCGGCCAGCGTCGGCGTCGCGATGAGCGGGCCGGGCGCCACGCCCGACGACCTGCTGCGCAACGCCGACACGGCCATGCACCGCGCGCGGCTGCAGGGCCGCGGCCGCATCGAGGTGTTCGAGCTCGCGATGCGCGAGGAGATGGTGGAGCGCCTGCAGCTCGACACGGCGCTCCGGCAGGCGCTCGCGAACGACGAGTTCCTGCCGCACTACCAGCCGATCATCGACCTGCAGCACGGCCGGCTCGTCGGCTTCGAGGCGCTGATGCGGTGGCGCCGGCACGACGGCCGCCTCGTCCCGCCGGCGATGTTCATCCCCACGCTCGAGGCCAACGGCCTCATCGTGCCGGTGGGGCAGCGTTTCGCCGCGGCCGTGTGCCGGCAACTGCGGGCGTGGCGCGACACGGTGGCCGCCGGGCTGCCGCTGTGGGTCAACGTGAACTTCACGACCGGCCAGCTCGCCGAGCCGGACGTCCTCGACACGCTGCTGGGGGCGATTGCCGATGCCGGCATCCGGCCGGCGGACTTCGTGGTCGAGATCACCGAGTCGTCGGCGATCGGCGACGTCGCCCGGGCGGCCGAGACCCTGTCGCGCTTCCGCGACGCGGGCCTGCGCGTGGTCCTCGACGACTTCGGCACCGGCTTCTCGTCGCTGTCGTGCCTGGGCGAGCTGCCCATCGCGGGCATCAAGCTCGATCGGTCGTTCATCAGCAGCGACCGGCGCCACCCGGCCATCCTGCAGGCCGTCGTGCACCTGGCCGACGAGCTCGGCCTCACCGTCACGGCCGAGGGCATCGAGACCGACGCCCAGCACGCGCAGCTCCGGGGGCTCGGCTGCGGGTTCGCGCAGGGGTACCTCTTCGCGAGACCCCTCGACGCCGAGGCGGCGACGGACCTGATCCGCCGGGGTGTGCGCTGGCTGCCGGCCCACCCGGAGGACGCCGAACCCACCGCCGCCTGACCGCGTTCGCCGGTCGCGCCCTTGGCGCGACGGGGACGGGGCGCTATGCTGGCGCCATGCGTCACGTCGTGCTGGCCCTGGCCGTCTCGTTCGTCGGATTCCCCGCGGCCGTTCCGGTCCAGCAGGCCCCGAAGGCGGTCTCGGCGTGGGTGGCGGCCCCGGCGGCCGGCGCCGATGCCGCCGTCGCCTACGTCGCCATCGAGAACCCCACGATGTACGACATCTACATCACGGCGGCTACGACCGACGCGGCCAAGACGGTAGAACTCCGGGCCGGCGCCACCGGCGGCGGCGAGCCGGCGGTGGTCACCGAGTTCACCGTGCCCGCCTATGGCTCCACCGCCGCCGAGCAGGCCGCGCCGCACCTGCGCCTGGTCCAGTTGACGCGGCCGCTGGCGGCGGGCGACACCGTCCAGCTCACGCTGACCACCGACGGCGGCGTGGCGCTGAACGTCGCGGCGCCCGTCAAGTAGCCGTCCCCGCCGGCCGTCTCGCCGCCGCGGCCCGCGTCGTGCCGGCGCGCCACTTTGGCACAGAATAGGACGGCGCGAGCGGGTCCCGCCCGCCCGTCACGCGAGCGCCCGGGCGCCGGCCCGCGCCGGACGCTCCGTGCCGTCCGTTGCAGTTCGCACAGAGGAGTAGACGCATGAAGAAGGTGATGTTCGCTCTCGCGGCCGTGTGCCTGGTGGCCGGCGCCGTGTCCTTCGCCCAGCAGCGCGAGCGCCGTGCGCCGGACCCCCGGTCGATGGGCGGCGGTGACTGCCGCGACAACCCGTACAACTGCGCCGACGCCCCGAACCCGCTGCCCAAGGCGGACACGGTGTGGCTCGAAGAGATGACGTGGATGGACGTGCGCGACGCCATGAAGGCCGGCAAGACGACGGCCATCATCTCCACCGGCGGCATCGAGCCCAATGGCCCGTGGCTCGTGCTGGGCAAGCACAACTACGTGCTGCACGCCAACTGCGACGCCATCGCCCGGAAGCTCGGCAACGCGCTGTGCGCGCCGATCGTGAAGTACGTGCCCGAGGGGGACATCGAGCCCAAGACCGGGCACATGACGACGGCGGGCACCATCACGATGCGCGAGGACACGTTCCGCGCCGTGCTCACCGACACCGCCGAGAGCCTGCAGGCGCACGGCTTCAAGACCATCGTGTTCATCGGCGACAGCGGCGGCAACCAGGCGGGCCAGAAGGCGGTGGCCGAGGCGCTGACGAAGAAGTGGGCGGGCAAGGCCGTCGCCCTGCACATCCCCGAGTACTACACCTACGCCGTCGTGACGAAGCACTTCGAGGACCAGGGCGCGCTGCCCAAGGACCGCAAGAGCGACCACATGCACGACGACCCCGTCATCACCCTCAACATGTTCATCGACGATCCGGACTCGGTGCGCTACGACGCGCGCGTGAAGGCCGGCAAGGCCAGCATCGACGGCGTGTCGATCGCGGACAAGGCGAAGGCCACCGCCCTGGCGAAGCAGATCGTGGCCTTCCGCGCCGACTACACGGTGACGGCCATCAACAAGGCCCTCGCCGCCCCCGGCCGGACCTCGATGCCCTAGCCGCGTGCCACGCGGACGCCGGGCCGGCCCGGCGTCCGCGGATTTCACCTCTCCGGGTCCCTCTACCGTTCCGAGGTGTACGTGACCGCCACGATCGGCCCCTATCGGGTGCTGGGCGAGCTCGGCCAGGGTGGCATGGGGACCGTGGTCCTCGCCGAGGACACGCGTCTCGGGCGCCACGTCGCGCTCAAGATGGTGTCCGGCGCCCAGGCCGGCACCTCCGGCGGACGGGCGCAGCTCCTCGACGAAGCCCGGGCCGCGGCGGCCCTCGTGCACCCGGCCATCGCCACCGTCCACGACGTCATCGAGCACGACGGCGAGATTGCCATCGTCTTCGAGCTGGTCGAGGGCGAGACGCTCGCGGCACGTCTCAAGAAGGGCCCGCTCCCTCCGGACCAGGCCCTCCACGTCGCCGCCCAGATTGCCGAAGCCCTCAGCGTCGCCCACGCGCACGGGGTGCTCCACCGCGATCTCAAGCCATCGAACGTCATGCTGGCGCCGGGCGGCGTCGTGAAGATCCTCGACTTCGGCATCGCCCGGATGCGGCCCGCGGCCGGGAGCCCCGCCGACGAGGCCCCGGCCGACGGCGACGGCGGCTTCCAGGGCACCCCTGGCTACGTCGCCCCGGAGCAGTGGGCGGGCAAGACCGCCGACGAACGCGCGGACCTGTACGCGCTGGGCGTGGTCCTCTTCGAGATGCTGACGGGGAAGCGCCCGTTCCCCGAGCGCGATCCGTTCACGCTCGCCCACGCCTCGATCGACCGGATGGCGCGCCGCGTGTCCTCGCTCAAGGCCGACGTGCCGCCGGCCCTCGACCGCCTCGTGTCGCGGCTGCTGGCCACCGACCCCGGCCAGCGCCCGCCGAAGGCCCGCGTGGTGGCCGACGAGATCAGGGCGCTCCAGGCGCCGCCGGCGCCGGTCGCCCTGCCGTGGCGGCGCTGGGCCGCCGTGGCCGCGGCGCTCGTCGTGGCGCTGGCCGGCGCCGCGTGGTGGGTGACGCGCCCGGTCGTGCTCGACGTGACCGACCCGGTCATCGCGGTGCTGCCGTTCGCCAACGGCACCGGGGACGACGGCAACGACTACCTCGCCGCGGGCGTGGCCGACAGTCTCACCACGAGCCTCTCATCGCTCCCGACGCTCACGGTGGTGCCACGCGCCTCGGTCGCCGATGCACGGGCGAGACGGAGGACGCCAGGACAGGTCGCGGCGGATCTGGGCGCGACCTTCGTCGTGGACGGCACCGTCGACGGCACCGGCGACGCACTCCGAATCGCCGTGCGGCTCCTCAGGCCGGACGGCACGGCGGCGTGGACGGAGGACGTCGAGGGGCCCGCGGCCGGCGTGTTCGGCATGCAGGCGCGGCTGGCCACGGCGCTCGGCGCGGCGCTCCGGCTGCAGCTCTCGCCCGACGTCCGCACCCGCATCAGCACACCGCCGTCGTCGAACCCCGACGCCCTCGACGCCTACTGGCGCGGCCGCGCCCTGCTCGAGCGCCGCGACTCGCCCGGCAACCTGCCGCGCGCCATCCTGGCGTTCGGCGAGGCGCTGCGACTCGATCCGCGATTCGTCGACGCCCACGCCGCCCTGGCGGAGGCGTATGCCGCCGACTACGGATCGACCCGCGACGCGCAGGCCATCGAGCGGGCGGTGCAGGCCAACCGCGACGCCGTCACGCTGGCGCCGGACGATCCCGCCGTCCGATTGGCCCTCGGCACGACGCTCGTCGCCAGCGGCCGCCACGCCGAGGCGATCCAGGCACTGCAGCGCGCGCTGGCGATGCAGCCGAGCCTGGACGACGCGCGGCGCCAGCTGGGCAACGCGCTGGCGGGCCTGGGCCGCATCGACGAGGCCGTGGCCGAGTGGAAGAAGGCGCTCGAGCGGCGGCCCACCAACTGGCAGGTGTACAGCGACATGGGGCGCGCCCTGTTCCGGGCGGCGCGCTACGACGAGGCCGAGGCGGCATTGCAGCGGCTCACGACGCTGCAGCCCGACAACGCGTTCGGATTCCAGCAGCTCGGGACGCTGTACCAGATTCGCGGCCTGAACGACAAGGCGCTCGAGTACTACGCGAAGGCGAACGCCATCAGCCCGTCGGCGCGCATCTTCGCCAACGTCGGCGCGATCTACCACACCGAGGGCCGCTTCGAGGATGCGGTCGCGAGCTATCGGCGCGCCATCGCGCTGGCGCCGAACATCTCCTACGTCCATCGCAACCTCGGCGACGCCCTGCTCCGCATGGGCCGACGCAACGAGGCCCTGGCCGCCTACCGTGATGCCGTCGAGCGCGCCGAGGCCGAGCTCGCCGTGAGCCCGTCGGACCCGCGGCTCCTGGCCACCGTCGCCGTCTACGCGCAGAAAGCCGGCGACGGTGCGAGCGCGGCGGCGCGGATCGCCGAGGCCGTCGCGAAGGCGCCCGACGACGTCGAGGTGTGCTATCGTGCCGCCGTCGTCCACGCGCTGGCCGGCTCAGAGGCGCAGGCGCTCGACTGGCTGCGCCGGGCCCTGGCGCTCGGGTACAGCAAGTCCACCGCCGCGGCCGACGACGACTTTCACGACATCCGGAACGAACCACGGTTCGCCGCGCTCGTGGCCGACGGGCCCGGCGGCGGAAGGGGGCGATGATGAGTCTGCTACTCAGCGCGGTGCTCGGCGGCATCATCGCCGTCGTGCTGTCCAAACTCCTCGGCGGCCAGGGCAAGACCGGGACCCCGCCGCCGGCCCCGCCGTCGGCGCCGCTGCCGCAGACGCGCTACACCACGGTCTACCTGTTCCCGACCGGCGACGGCGGTGTGCGGGCCAACGCCGCCCCCGAGATCCTGTTCGTCCGGCCCGGCGATCAGGTGGAATGGACGGTCGTCGATGCCACGGGCGCGGGCACGCGCCAGGTGTCGTTCCAGATCAAGAAGGGGCGCGATCCGTTCGAGGGCAAGCTGCCGCCGTTCCCGCGCGAATTCCGGGCCCGGATCCGGCCGGACGCCGTCTTCACCGAGCCCGTGCGGTACAGCATCCTCGTGGACGGGGAGTCGGTGTTCGACCCCGAGATCCAGATGGAACAGTAGGGCCCCGCCCGCGGCCCGTGACAATTCATGAATTGACCGGCCGTCGCCCCGGCCGGTAACCTCGGGATTCCATGACATTCGTCAGGCGGCGTCTCCGGCGCGGCGTGGCACTGTGGCTGTGCTGCCACGTGCTGGCGCTGTCGGCGCTCGCCGCCCGCGATTGCTGCGCCGCCCACACCATGGCGGCCGGGTCGGAGGGGGCGCCGTGCCACGACGAGGCGCCGCCGCCGGACGACTCGTGCGAGCACATGATGGGCGAGGGCGCGGCCTGCCCCATGCACCATGCCGCGACGGAGGCGCCCGTCGACTGCGCGATGACGGGCGTCTGCGGCGTGCCGGACGCCATGCTCCAGGCCGTGCTGCTCCAGCCGGCCGTCCCGATCGCCCCCTTCGCGTTCACGCCGGCCCTCCAGCCGTCCGGCCGCGTCGCCACGGCGCCTGACGCGCCGCGCTCGCTGGCCGTCCCGCCCGACGCCCCTCCGCCCCGCGCCTAGTCCCTCGCTCCGGTTCACGAGTGGCGCGCGCGTCTGCGACCGGCGCGCGCACGTGCACGTTCGCGCGAGAGGTTCTCCATGGTTCGGATCCGGTTCGTGATGGCGTCTGCCATCGTCGGGCTGCTGGCGTCATGGCCGGCGGCCGCTCAGGAATCCATCAACAACGCCAGCATCAGCGGCAGGGTCACCGATGCCCAGGGCGGCGTCGTCCCCGGCGCGACCGTCAGCGCCCGCCAGGTCGAGACCGACGTGACCGCCACGGTCGCGACCGATGACCGGGGACGGTTCCGCCTGCCGTACCTGCGGGTCGGCGCCTACGAGCTGACCGTGCACCTGGACGGCTTCGCCGACGTCCATCGGCGGCTCACCCTGTCGGCCGGCTCGGCGTTCGAGCTGCCGATCGCGCTGGCCGTCGAAGGCGTGACCAGCCAGGTCACGGTCAGCGCCGACGCCCCGGTGCTCGAGTCGGCCCGCAGCCAGATCGCCACGACCGTGGCCGTGGCCGAGGTGCAGAGCCTGCCGCTCAACGGCCGCCAGTTCCTGGACATCGCGGTCGTGACGCCCGGGGTCGCGCCGCCCAACATCAACAGCACGCAGCTCTTCGCCGAGACGTCCGCCGTGCCGGGCGTCGGGCTCTCCATCGGCAGCCAGCGCAACCTCTCCAACAGCTTCATCGTCGACGGCCTGTCGGCCAACGACGATGCGGCCGGACTGAGCGGCATGCCCTACGGCGTGGACGCCGTCGAGCAGTTCCAGGTGGTCACCTCCGGCGGCCAGGCGGAACTTGGCCGCGCCCTGGGCGGCTACGTGAACGTCGTGACGCGCAGCGGCACCAACCAGGTCCGTGGCACGGCCTACGGGTTCTTCCGCGACGACGCGCTGAACGCGCCCAACGCGCTGTCGGGCACCACGCTGCCGATGTCGCAGCAGCAGTTCGGCGCCAGTCTCGGCGGCCCCATCCGGCGCGGGCGGTCGTTCTACTTCGCCAACGCGGAGCGGCGCGTCCTCGATCAGACCGGATTCGTCACCATCAGCGGCGCCAACCTGTCGGCCGTCAACGCGCGCCTCGCCGAGGTGGGGTATCCGGGGCAGCCCGTGACGAGCGGGATCTACGACAACCCGGTCCGGAGTCTCAACGTGCTCGGCAAGGTGGACCACGCGTTCACGGGCCGCGATCAGCTGAGCGCGCGCTACAGCCTGTACGACGTCACCTCCGCCAATTCCCGCGGAGCGGGCGGCCTCAGCGCGCCGTCGGCCTCCGCCGGACTCGACAACCGCGACCAGGCGCTCGCCGTGAGCAACACGCTGACGCTGGGCGATCGCACCGTGAACGAGACCCGGGCGCAGTTCACCCACGCGGATCTCCTCGCGCTGCCCTCGGATCAGGTCGGCCCGGCCGTGAGCATCGCCGGCGTGGCGTCGTTCGGCACCCTCACCAACAGCCCGCAGGGACGGCTCAACCGGGGCTACCAGTTCGTCGACACGATCGCGCAGCAGCGCGGCGCGCACGCACTGAAGGCGGGCCTCGACCTGGTCTACAACGACGACACGATCACGTTCCCGCGCGCGGTGCGCGGCGCCTACACGTTCTCGTCCCTGGTCAACTTCCTGGCGGGCCGCTACAACAACGCCGGCTTCACGCAGACCTTCGGCGACACCTCCGTCCGGCAGGGGAGCACGAACCTGGGCCTGTACGTGCAGGACGAGTGGGCGGCCACCTCGCGCCTCACGCTCAACCTCGGCATCCGCTACGACCTGCAGTGGCTGGAGACGATCGCGACCGACACGAACAACGTGTCGCCGCGTGCCGGCTTCGCGTGGACGCCCACCGGGGCCCGCGACCTGGTGGTGCGCGGCAGCGCCGGCCTCTTCTTCGACCGCGTGCCGCTCCGCGCGCTGGCCAACGCGCTGCTCTCGGCCGGCAACACGACCGACCTGGGGCAGCTCCGGCAGCAGAACGTCCAGCTCTCGCCGGGCCAGGCCGCCTCGCCGACGTTCCCGAACCTCCTGCCGGCGGCGCAGCCGTCGGTGACGCTCTTCAGCCTGTCGACCATGCAGCGCGATCTGCAGAACGCCTACTCCCGGCAGGCGAACCTGGAAGTGGAACGGCAGGTCGGCCGGGCCGGAACGGCGAGCGTCGGCTACGCCTACGTGCGCGGCGACGGCATCCTGATGTCGATCAACCAGAACGTCCCCACCTGCGTGGCCGCGGGCACCAACAACGGCTGCCGCCCGATCGCCGACTACGCCAACAACAGCCAGTACAGCTCGGCCGGCCGGTCCACCTCCCACGCCCTGCTCGTGTCCTTCGCCAGGCGCCCGGGACGCTGGGGCTACTACCGCGCCAGCTACACGCTGTCGAAGGCCATGAACAACGTGGGTGAGTTCTTCTTCAGCGGGCCCATCGATCCGTTCGACATCGACAAGGACTGGGGGCGCGCCGACAACGACCGGCGGCACATGTTCGTCGTCTCGGCGGGCTTCAACGCGCCGTCGGGCCCGGCGTCGACCGCCTGGGAACACCTGACGCACGGATTCCAGCTGAGCACGCTCGTCCAGGCCTACTCGGCGGCGCCGTTCAACATCACCTCCGGCGTGACGACCATCCAGGGCACGGCGGGACGCCCGATCGTCGACGGCGACGTCATTCCTCGCAACTCCGGCGTGGGCGACGCGTTCCTGTCGATCGGCCTGCGCCTGAGCCGGACGTTCCGCGTCGCCGACACGTGGCAGATCGAGGGGATGGCGGAGGTGTTCAACCTGACCGACACCGTCAACGAGACCGCGCGCAACGGCAACTTCGGGAGCGGGGCCTATCCGACGAGCCCGTCGGCCACGTTCAACCAGGTGACGGCCGTGGGGGATCCGCGGTCGTGGCAGCTGGGTCTACGGCTTCGCTTCTAGGGGCTAGGGGCTACGGCACACCAAACGCGGAACACGGAACACGAAACACGGAACACGGAACCAGGAGCACGGAGCACACGATGAGGACGAACAGCTGGTGTGCGGCGCTCGTGACCGCCGCGCTGATGACGACGACCGGGGGGCCGGGAGCGGCGGCGCCCGAGGTGGTGACGCTCGCGGTGGAGGGCCGGAGCAGCGCGACGCCGTGGGTGGCGTCGGCCGGGCGCTTCGTGGCGGTCGTGTGGGGCGCGACGGCGGAGGGCAAGGCCGACGTCTACGTGGCGACGAGCGACGACGAGGGCGCGACGTTCTCGGCGCCGGCGCGCGTGAACCGCGTGGCGGGTGAAGGGCGCCTGAGCGGGGAGATCCCGCCGCGCGTGGCCCTGCACCTGGCCGCGGGCGCGAGCCGGCCCGACGTCGTCGTGGCCTGGAACGCCAAGGACCGAGGCACCGAGATCAAGATCGCCCGCAGTCACGACTTCGGCCGGACGTTCGACGCGCCCCTGTCGCTGCAGGCGCCGGGCGCCGCGGGCGACCGCGGCTGGCATGCGCTGACGCTCGACGCCCAGGGCGCGGCGCACGTCGTGTGGCTGGACCATCGGGGCCTCGCCGCGGCGAAGGCCGAAGGCGAAGCTCAGGGCCATCACCAGCACATGGACGCGGCCGACGGGGTGGCGATGGCGCAGAAGTCGCGCCTCGTCTACGCGCGGGTCGGCGCCGCCGCCGCGCCCGAGCAACTCCTGGCGCCGGGCGTGTGCTACTGCTGCAAGACCGCGCTCGTCGCGACCGGCCGGGGGATCCTCGCGGCGTGGCGCCACGTCTACCCCGGCGACCTCCGGGACATCGCGTTCGCCTGGCTGACCGGTCCGCCGGCCGCCGGGGCGCCCGCCCGCGTGAGCGAGGACGGCTGGGCGATCAACGGCTGCC harbors:
- a CDS encoding tetratricopeptide repeat protein, whose protein sequence is MTATIGPYRVLGELGQGGMGTVVLAEDTRLGRHVALKMVSGAQAGTSGGRAQLLDEARAAAALVHPAIATVHDVIEHDGEIAIVFELVEGETLAARLKKGPLPPDQALHVAAQIAEALSVAHAHGVLHRDLKPSNVMLAPGGVVKILDFGIARMRPAAGSPADEAPADGDGGFQGTPGYVAPEQWAGKTADERADLYALGVVLFEMLTGKRPFPERDPFTLAHASIDRMARRVSSLKADVPPALDRLVSRLLATDPGQRPPKARVVADEIRALQAPPAPVALPWRRWAAVAAALVVALAGAAWWVTRPVVLDVTDPVIAVLPFANGTGDDGNDYLAAGVADSLTTSLSSLPTLTVVPRASVADARARRRTPGQVAADLGATFVVDGTVDGTGDALRIAVRLLRPDGTAAWTEDVEGPAAGVFGMQARLATALGAALRLQLSPDVRTRISTPPSSNPDALDAYWRGRALLERRDSPGNLPRAILAFGEALRLDPRFVDAHAALAEAYAADYGSTRDAQAIERAVQANRDAVTLAPDDPAVRLALGTTLVASGRHAEAIQALQRALAMQPSLDDARRQLGNALAGLGRIDEAVAEWKKALERRPTNWQVYSDMGRALFRAARYDEAEAALQRLTTLQPDNAFGFQQLGTLYQIRGLNDKALEYYAKANAISPSARIFANVGAIYHTEGRFEDAVASYRRAIALAPNISYVHRNLGDALLRMGRRNEALAAYRDAVERAEAELAVSPSDPRLLATVAVYAQKAGDGASAAARIAEAVAKAPDDVEVCYRAAVVHALAGSEAQALDWLRRALALGYSKSTAAADDDFHDIRNEPRFAALVADGPGGGRGR
- a CDS encoding TonB-dependent receptor: MVRIRFVMASAIVGLLASWPAAAQESINNASISGRVTDAQGGVVPGATVSARQVETDVTATVATDDRGRFRLPYLRVGAYELTVHLDGFADVHRRLTLSAGSAFELPIALAVEGVTSQVTVSADAPVLESARSQIATTVAVAEVQSLPLNGRQFLDIAVVTPGVAPPNINSTQLFAETSAVPGVGLSIGSQRNLSNSFIVDGLSANDDAAGLSGMPYGVDAVEQFQVVTSGGQAELGRALGGYVNVVTRSGTNQVRGTAYGFFRDDALNAPNALSGTTLPMSQQQFGASLGGPIRRGRSFYFANAERRVLDQTGFVTISGANLSAVNARLAEVGYPGQPVTSGIYDNPVRSLNVLGKVDHAFTGRDQLSARYSLYDVTSANSRGAGGLSAPSASAGLDNRDQALAVSNTLTLGDRTVNETRAQFTHADLLALPSDQVGPAVSIAGVASFGTLTNSPQGRLNRGYQFVDTIAQQRGAHALKAGLDLVYNDDTITFPRAVRGAYTFSSLVNFLAGRYNNAGFTQTFGDTSVRQGSTNLGLYVQDEWAATSRLTLNLGIRYDLQWLETIATDTNNVSPRAGFAWTPTGARDLVVRGSAGLFFDRVPLRALANALLSAGNTTDLGQLRQQNVQLSPGQAASPTFPNLLPAAQPSVTLFSLSTMQRDLQNAYSRQANLEVERQVGRAGTASVGYAYVRGDGILMSINQNVPTCVAAGTNNGCRPIADYANNSQYSSAGRSTSHALLVSFARRPGRWGYYRASYTLSKAMNNVGEFFFSGPIDPFDIDKDWGRADNDRRHMFVVSAGFNAPSGPASTAWEHLTHGFQLSTLVQAYSAAPFNITSGVTTIQGTAGRPIVDGDVIPRNSGVGDAFLSIGLRLSRTFRVADTWQIEGMAEVFNLTDTVNETARNGNFGSGAYPTSPSATFNQVTAVGDPRSWQLGLRLRF